gaaaacttccttaagtggaagcagaatatcaacaatGTATtaattggtgacaactccaagttcatcaTGACTGAAGAATCCCCGAAAGTTCCAGTTGATGGAGCTACCAAGTCTTTAAGAGATAAATACGAGTGTTGGCAGGCGACTAATAACAAGGCATGGTACTACATGTTAactagtatggttgacactctcaagacaaagatggagaatatTGAGACGGCCTACAAAATCAttgatcagctccaagacatgttcggggAAAATTctgtgcagactcgttttgaggccaccgagaaatatgccaatgctcggatggcaccatctCAGCATGtttgtgatcacctgatcaagatgatgAACTACTTTCTGTAAGATGAACTGGATGGAGCTAGAATAGGTGAGCaaactcaagtcggcttaatccttaACAGTCTCTCTAGCTTTCCtaccgttcaccaccaactatttGATGAATAAACGTAATTATGGtctgatgcagctcatgaacgagcttcagactttcgagtctatcattgGTGGAccgagtaagggaggagaaaagaagactacttgTAACATCCTAGatagccaagatcattacactgtgtgttttaaatagtgttagactctctaaaTGAGTCTCTTGGCCATAAGCGTGTAACTAAACAtaattaacgatttagggttaaaaattttggtcaaaaagaataaccatttcattaaaatgtttacgttcatacatgggatcccaaaataacgtttaaaaggctAATTACAATTGAAgagttacaaccagtcgacctaagcgaaaaacaGGATTTGaacctagttcctctaagaaaccccGATTGTtgtggttgagcagccgcatatgtacacgtcgccaccgaagttctccaactcatggctggtccagcttccctttccccttacctgccccacatagcacccgtgagccaaagctcagtcggaaaacataaacatgctcataagccgTTTATAACACATTACacaatcataataagcatgtctatGTTGacattttatgccctaattaaaactcaaattctttgtaatctcattttattatcaataaaagaatagaaatcattttttgacttggttaatttctttgctcacatgttttattttcataattatttgtttaatataaacttctattaaatcccgagcatatagctaatcttatttatagtgacgtaatcacagtagaatataaatataattatatgttcaaaaaaagttaatcctaagattagtcagtgcactggatttacactgacttgccgatctacgatatgatctacttacacattacagtgttatgttctttccagaacattagcaaagtagataagatcggatgtatttgttacatcggacagtactgatattgacagttgataagataagtaaacataccgttattatctattctactcatatcatatagttgaccataggccaattcaatctcaattctgagtggttagtattctaactgattgtattatttgagttctttgacttgttcgttaccagcttaccctacggactagcccatacttacatcttaggaactcggtagtataattgagtgggagtgttaatcatagatatgaacatctatagcttctgatgaagaagtgaaatgatgctttccttttagtttggttcaaggtgttaaatgatagagatctcatttcagtaattaaattagtttactgaaatatcatttacaaggaactaagtgttttaaggataaaatacaatgaggggtaaaactgtattttagtcctatctcattgtagaccgtctatagaggattgagtaacaattatggttgtaacaatggataattaactataatgacccaactatttataagaccttggaccattagatctactatacaaagctactattttgggaaagatacataagaaataatataactttattgaatctcaaaatattgcatcaaatacataataatagaaaatatggcatgggtacccatcgtttaaaacataaaacataattttaaactaaagaaaattgtttacaaaattgtTTATTGAAATTATTGTCTTTTGATTAAAAGGCTGAGTGCTGGTTTTTCCCTCtcccatggcgaagaagaagaaaCCACTGCGAAAGTTAGTTTCTCCTGTAGGAGACCGAGAGCAACAGTTGAATCTGGAAGAAAATCTGATCATCGATAGTCTGGATAATTCTCGAGTGGAGTTGTGCAAGGACGATGCTGGTACAGGGGCAGATGAAGTCGGACCTGAAGATTTAGGGGTTCGTCCTAGTGTTGAGGACATTGGGCTTGACGATTTTGAGCCTCAAGAAGGGCCGACAAGGTGGAGATGAATGATTTTCAAGCTTCAGCTCAGAAGCAGTGGCAGAAATTTCAGGCTGGTAATCTCTCCTTTTCAGATCAGAAGCTTGAATTCACTGAACCTATTTTCAGAGAAGGACGGAAGTTTGCTCAAATTGATGCCGAGGAGGTTAAAATGCAATCCACAAACTGGAGTTCGGCAGTCATATGTATGGTGTTGGGAGCCAATCCTCCTATGGCTGTTTTTGAAGGTTTCATCAAGAGGGTTTGGGGTCACCTAGGGATAGCTCAGATAGCTAGAATGACGATGGGTTTAACAATGGTAAAATTCAATGATGATGTTACAAGAGATCATGTCCTTGAACATGGCCTTATCCATTTTGATAGGAAGCCGGTCATAGTTAGGCCATGGACAACAGACTTGAGTGTAGTCCGTCTGGTTCGTACAGTCCCTCTTTGGATTCGCCTTCAAGATTTAGGGATTCAATATTGGGGTAGCAAATGTCTCAGTGCTCTAGTTAGCACCATAGGTAGGCCGATCATGGTAGACAAATTTACTAGGGAACGGTCTCGTGTGCAATTTGCTCGAGTTTTGGTTGAGATGGAAATCACAGATAATCCTCCGAAGAGTATTCAGTTCATTAACGAACATGGTCAGATCATGGAGCAAGGAGTTGAGTATGAATGGTTACCAATAAAGTGTAAAACCTGTGCTGGCTTTGGGCACTCAATGGCAGAATGCAGAAAAGAGAGGAATGTTCATTGGGTCAAGAAAGTAATAGAGGCCCAAACAGAGAAGGAACAGGATTATGGGGTACAACAGATTGGAAAACAGAAAGAAGATGGGGATCAGGCTTTAACATGAATCAGCAAAGAGTTGGTGGAACCAGAGGGGTCTTCCCACTCAGGAGAGGAAGCTAAGGAGGAAAACAATGTAATAGGTT
The genomic region above belongs to Humulus lupulus chromosome 1, drHumLupu1.1, whole genome shotgun sequence and contains:
- the LOC133831749 gene encoding uncharacterized protein LOC133831749 — its product is MNDFQASAQKQWQKFQAGNLSFSDQKLEFTEPIFREGRKFAQIDAEEVKMQSTNWSSAVICMVLGANPPMAVFEGFIKRVWGHLGIAQIARMTMGLTMVKFNDDVTRDHVLEHGLIHFDRKPVIVRPWTTDLSVVRLVRTVPLWIRLQDLGIQYWGSKCLSALVSTIGRPIMVDKFTRERSRVQFARVLVEMEITDNPPKSIQFINEHGQIMEQGVEYEWLPIKCKTCAGFGHSMAECRKERNVHWVKKVIEAQTEKEQDYGVQQIGKQKEDGDQALT